In Symphalangus syndactylus isolate Jambi chromosome 14, NHGRI_mSymSyn1-v2.1_pri, whole genome shotgun sequence, one DNA window encodes the following:
- the SRSF7 gene encoding serine/arginine-rich splicing factor 7 isoform X4, producing MSRYGRYGGETKVYVGNLGTGAGKGELERAFSYYGPLRTVWIARNPPGFAFVEFEDPRDAEDAVRGLDGKVICGSRVRVELSTGMPRRSRFDRPPARRPFDPNDRCYECGEKGHYAYDCHRYSRRRRSRSRSRSHSRSRGRRYSRSRSRSRGRRSRSASPRRSRSISLRRSRSASLRRSRSGSIKGSRYFQSPSRSRSRSRSISRPRSSRSPSGSPRRSASPERMD from the exons AAACCAAGGTGTATGTTGGTAACCTGGGAACTGGCGCTGGTAAAGGAGAGTTAGAAAGGGCTTTCAGTTATTATGGTCCTTTAAGAACTGTATGGATTGCGAGAAATCCTCCAGGATTTGCCTTTGTGGAATTCGAAGATCCTAGAGATGCAGAAGATGCAGTACGAGGACTGGATGGAAA AGTGATTTGTGGCTCCCGAGTGAGGGTTGAACTGTCGACAGGCATGCCTCGGAGATCACGTTTTGATAGACCACCTGCCCGACGTCCCTTTGATCCAAACGATAGATGCTATGAGTGTGGCGAAAAGGGACATTATGCTTATGATTGTCATCGTTACAGCCGGCGAAGAAGAAGcag GTCACGGTCTAGATCACATTCTCGATCCAGAGGAAGGCGATACTCTCGCTCACGCAGCAGGAGCAGGGGACGAAG GTCAAGGTCAGCATCTCCTCGACGATCAAGATCTATCTCTCTTCGTAGATCAAGATCAGCGTCACTCAGAAGATCTAGGTCTGGTTCTATAAAAGGATCGAGGTATTTCCA aTCCCCGTCGAGGTCAAGATCAAGATCCAGGTCTATTTCACGACCAAGAAGCAG tcgTTCCCCATCAGGAAGTCCTCGCAGAAGTGCAAGTCCTGAAAGAATGGACTGA
- the SRSF7 gene encoding serine/arginine-rich splicing factor 7 isoform X2 has protein sequence MSRYGRYGGETKVYVGNLGTGAGKGELERAFSYYGPLRTVWIARNPPGFAFVEFEDPRDAEDAVRGLDGKVICGSRVRVELSTGMPRRSRFDRPPARRPFDPNDRCYECGEKGHYAYDCHRYSRRRRSRSRSRSHSRSRGRRYSRSRSRSRGRRSRSASPRRSRSISLRRSRSASLRRSRSGSIKGSRSPSRSRSRSRSISRPRSSRSKSRSPSPKRSRSPSGSPRRSASPERMD, from the exons AAACCAAGGTGTATGTTGGTAACCTGGGAACTGGCGCTGGTAAAGGAGAGTTAGAAAGGGCTTTCAGTTATTATGGTCCTTTAAGAACTGTATGGATTGCGAGAAATCCTCCAGGATTTGCCTTTGTGGAATTCGAAGATCCTAGAGATGCAGAAGATGCAGTACGAGGACTGGATGGAAA AGTGATTTGTGGCTCCCGAGTGAGGGTTGAACTGTCGACAGGCATGCCTCGGAGATCACGTTTTGATAGACCACCTGCCCGACGTCCCTTTGATCCAAACGATAGATGCTATGAGTGTGGCGAAAAGGGACATTATGCTTATGATTGTCATCGTTACAGCCGGCGAAGAAGAAGcag GTCACGGTCTAGATCACATTCTCGATCCAGAGGAAGGCGATACTCTCGCTCACGCAGCAGGAGCAGGGGACGAAG GTCAAGGTCAGCATCTCCTCGACGATCAAGATCTATCTCTCTTCGTAGATCAAGATCAGCGTCACTCAGAAGATCTAGGTCTGGTTCTATAAAAGGATCGAG aTCCCCGTCGAGGTCAAGATCAAGATCCAGGTCTATTTCACGACCAAGAAGCAG CCGATCAAAGTCCAGATCTCCGTCTCCAAAAAGAAG tcgTTCCCCATCAGGAAGTCCTCGCAGAAGTGCAAGTCCTGAAAGAATGGACTGA
- the SRSF7 gene encoding serine/arginine-rich splicing factor 7 isoform X5, translating to MSRYGRYGGETKVYVGNLGTGAGKGELERAFSYYGPLRTVWIARNPPGFAFVEFEDPRDAEDAVRGLDGKVICGSRVRVELSTGMPRRSRFDRPPARRPFDPNDRCYECGEKGHYAYDCHRYSRRRRSRSRSRSHSRSRGRRYSRSRSRSRGRRSRSASPRRSRSISLRRSRSASLRRSRSGSIKGSRSPSRSRSRSRSISRPRSSRSPSGSPRRSASPERMD from the exons AAACCAAGGTGTATGTTGGTAACCTGGGAACTGGCGCTGGTAAAGGAGAGTTAGAAAGGGCTTTCAGTTATTATGGTCCTTTAAGAACTGTATGGATTGCGAGAAATCCTCCAGGATTTGCCTTTGTGGAATTCGAAGATCCTAGAGATGCAGAAGATGCAGTACGAGGACTGGATGGAAA AGTGATTTGTGGCTCCCGAGTGAGGGTTGAACTGTCGACAGGCATGCCTCGGAGATCACGTTTTGATAGACCACCTGCCCGACGTCCCTTTGATCCAAACGATAGATGCTATGAGTGTGGCGAAAAGGGACATTATGCTTATGATTGTCATCGTTACAGCCGGCGAAGAAGAAGcag GTCACGGTCTAGATCACATTCTCGATCCAGAGGAAGGCGATACTCTCGCTCACGCAGCAGGAGCAGGGGACGAAG GTCAAGGTCAGCATCTCCTCGACGATCAAGATCTATCTCTCTTCGTAGATCAAGATCAGCGTCACTCAGAAGATCTAGGTCTGGTTCTATAAAAGGATCGAG aTCCCCGTCGAGGTCAAGATCAAGATCCAGGTCTATTTCACGACCAAGAAGCAG tcgTTCCCCATCAGGAAGTCCTCGCAGAAGTGCAAGTCCTGAAAGAATGGACTGA
- the SRSF7 gene encoding serine/arginine-rich splicing factor 7 isoform X3, whose product MSRYGRYGGETKVYVGNLGTGAGKGELERAFSYYGPLRTVWIARNPPGFAFVEFEDPRDAEDAVRGLDGKVICGSRVRVELSTGMPRRSRFDRPPARRPFDPNDRCYECGEKGHYAYDCHRYSRRRRSRSRSRSHSRSRGRRYSRSRSRSRGRRSRSASPRRSRSISLRRSRSASLRRSRSPSRSRSRSRSISRPRSSRSKSRSPSPKRSRSPSGSPRRSASPERMD is encoded by the exons AAACCAAGGTGTATGTTGGTAACCTGGGAACTGGCGCTGGTAAAGGAGAGTTAGAAAGGGCTTTCAGTTATTATGGTCCTTTAAGAACTGTATGGATTGCGAGAAATCCTCCAGGATTTGCCTTTGTGGAATTCGAAGATCCTAGAGATGCAGAAGATGCAGTACGAGGACTGGATGGAAA AGTGATTTGTGGCTCCCGAGTGAGGGTTGAACTGTCGACAGGCATGCCTCGGAGATCACGTTTTGATAGACCACCTGCCCGACGTCCCTTTGATCCAAACGATAGATGCTATGAGTGTGGCGAAAAGGGACATTATGCTTATGATTGTCATCGTTACAGCCGGCGAAGAAGAAGcag GTCACGGTCTAGATCACATTCTCGATCCAGAGGAAGGCGATACTCTCGCTCACGCAGCAGGAGCAGGGGACGAAG GTCAAGGTCAGCATCTCCTCGACGATCAAGATCTATCTCTCTTCGTAGATCAAGATCAGCGTCACTCAGAAGATCTAG aTCCCCGTCGAGGTCAAGATCAAGATCCAGGTCTATTTCACGACCAAGAAGCAG CCGATCAAAGTCCAGATCTCCGTCTCCAAAAAGAAG tcgTTCCCCATCAGGAAGTCCTCGCAGAAGTGCAAGTCCTGAAAGAATGGACTGA
- the SRSF7 gene encoding serine/arginine-rich splicing factor 7 isoform X1 — protein sequence MSRYGRYGGETKVYVGNLGTGAGKGELERAFSYYGPLRTVWIARNPPGFAFVEFEDPRDAEDAVRGLDGKVICGSRVRVELSTGMPRRSRFDRPPARRPFDPNDRCYECGEKGHYAYDCHRYSRRRRSRSRSRSHSRSRGRRYSRSRSRSRGRRSRSASPRRSRSISLRRSRSASLRRSRSGSIKGSRYFQSPSRSRSRSRSISRPRSSRSKSRSPSPKRSRSPSGSPRRSASPERMD from the exons AAACCAAGGTGTATGTTGGTAACCTGGGAACTGGCGCTGGTAAAGGAGAGTTAGAAAGGGCTTTCAGTTATTATGGTCCTTTAAGAACTGTATGGATTGCGAGAAATCCTCCAGGATTTGCCTTTGTGGAATTCGAAGATCCTAGAGATGCAGAAGATGCAGTACGAGGACTGGATGGAAA AGTGATTTGTGGCTCCCGAGTGAGGGTTGAACTGTCGACAGGCATGCCTCGGAGATCACGTTTTGATAGACCACCTGCCCGACGTCCCTTTGATCCAAACGATAGATGCTATGAGTGTGGCGAAAAGGGACATTATGCTTATGATTGTCATCGTTACAGCCGGCGAAGAAGAAGcag GTCACGGTCTAGATCACATTCTCGATCCAGAGGAAGGCGATACTCTCGCTCACGCAGCAGGAGCAGGGGACGAAG GTCAAGGTCAGCATCTCCTCGACGATCAAGATCTATCTCTCTTCGTAGATCAAGATCAGCGTCACTCAGAAGATCTAGGTCTGGTTCTATAAAAGGATCGAGGTATTTCCA aTCCCCGTCGAGGTCAAGATCAAGATCCAGGTCTATTTCACGACCAAGAAGCAG CCGATCAAAGTCCAGATCTCCGTCTCCAAAAAGAAG tcgTTCCCCATCAGGAAGTCCTCGCAGAAGTGCAAGTCCTGAAAGAATGGACTGA